A genomic window from Plasmodium reichenowi strain SY57 chromosome 6, whole genome shotgun sequence includes:
- a CDS encoding hypothetical protein (conserved Plasmodium protein, unknown function), whose amino-acid sequence MMDENHKDDNIIHYDKGSSLFIYDINSDKEKDEEKRICESNKYSNIEKNIVNNNKLENNVDDVNNDDVLKYYNIVKNNKINDEVLQLQIEHLLNFNKKSETYEEKQKRVMLGYLNDDDIDDMLYDKSDEEFLFNFIEDLNNFKNIYLIEKYESNIKNGIIYSINNEKIIYKERRLPDINNMNINNILYYYFYSNQEYLMNIKNRNIYTYDSYIFENDQMNDFSEGEKYESYSDSQSTISDEDLLLLRYDDNSEYDDEAKIYMNKKRRKNKRDRKKNKRGKGNKRKMIPVEKRRHHNNMYDNNNNNYDDNYDDNYGDNYDDNYGDNYGVNYGDNYDDNYGDNYGDNYGDNYDDYKSNKYNDKKKKYNEKLLKTAEPSKMNKEIEAMMNKANNCYINQNFNECIILLEKVIKKSPCLHDPFHLLGLIYEREYKNLKKAINYYLIAAHLSHGDFLSWYNIIDLCKIEKEYNVVIYCLYKVLKFYKRKKYKCKKNYTEYDENNKWQDNQNFISNNITYDTLNPYDNILNMCDNVVCGNKEINTHNENNNIDGNNNNDGNNNDDGNNNDDGNNNDDGNNNNDGNNNDDGNNNNDGNNNVHGNNNNDCNNNNDCNNNNDCNNNNDCNNNNDCNNNNDCNNNNDCNNKKNDYSLNNQFDNFMRHIYFNLAFTYILLEDYKNALKNLFILKNNNYCSYDLIIDIYICICLVHINNASDCYNFLKNIYVYNICKRKKEENYAYLYQEKVLICFLMQTQILNNKYDECIFVYKTLTKQNDYVHIDIFLQFIKAVIMRGHMESSYLIRTHFLQITLASYYLFEDIIYSLGDTYYLKNMFEGAIYFYTLIYKKRKHTYFKNSRNIKNGHKTNSGNNKINESINNYVGFNVNNNSQNNHTYGWNTHLMTSLKNDNSTKHPNFPNIYLENEEMNNMIYDQMDSIIWFDNKINFIQVIYKLVKSYYYIENYIKAEKIILKILNNEHIEKNNIEIDLKTLYIDILYKLKKYNESINVLLSIREKKLRFICSIPKPLNNKERELLLLKILNKKNKLLLYTQHNNYILHIFYIYQQNKNYNSTNYQYDNYLLNKDINDIIQIQKNICFCYFCVKYNFVILNYIYLYNIFHILYNKKINSSSFMKNKQILWNIYKFRKYLQYLTSSFSILKKGKKVLYDWDIIHKNFQSKETKLFYKGVMIIDIKNFLYDNKKNDSYDDINRYDDINRYDDINRYDDINRYDDINCYDKGHVNVYQNISDNKIEEYKKKEDGEEPFPCAQKLSNTSLINNNKDDHHINDKKNNVIIEEFYKNIYKYKCNIESEILNSKIIMKFYKFSYNFFYLLYEMERDFNRIQTYMEKENFNVRSKNNKKNNVEMNKKKNNEYDDHKRNEEATSYGKKILMDKMDDDDDDDNNDDDYYYDDNYFNDKYSDKENDHDNYTHMNVHLENIEKSLINKTNTKNMQRFRRISFLLTKKRLNFFSFESYLGLYFSLLFLEECFFLISIMNLYEDSIHILSVYLRNRKSNKMKSLTYFKSIKNEFKKYHINNNLLNLNFYFFNNVYTNNIRNEIKNEYCNLKRINKYIDCKYYIFRINLLLNKLYISAGNYDKQIKCLNDIYIFNKKQKEEYKILKYYSNIVLTGKFCHDFLTSISKSKNKNILISFRLFLVRSIHYKKSNPFLLYLIGHICNISCMITNAVHEFTRAYTFLLKNRRENKEKLDNFRNQDVKWMKRNKHEMVNEGEDQEVDDDDDSDGDDNDGDDSDGDDNDGDDSDGDDNDGDDSDLDDEKNGSDEFLYDYPYNRNMQREKLITGSQFDDANSYDNSDKGNQGEHDDNEDRFLFADLKLSSNNNKEKDQEYVNSFENICDNINFLFSLTVSYFNYSSCFRVENRESVIMTSFCLLNEYIYKRYEQKILNKKKKYKKYSLFYKIYKYIYLAEILYNLARALHHLSYYNECMKLYLTVIDLIKAADKEILWVIKRNNLNINERFIYNYVINMNKCMCFTCLNFSFRNNKSCYNKLINYFINLNTKYSNFYLLFFDKKHLLFSASYNLSVIFRKFNRFEQAKYILNNIIWD is encoded by the coding sequence ATGATGGATGAGAACCATAAAGATGATAACATCATTCATTATGATAAAGGgtcttctttatttatttatgatataaacagcgataaagaaaaagatgaagaaaaaagaatttgtgaaagtaataaatatagtaatattgagaaaaatattgtaaataataacaaattagaaaataatgTGGATGATGTGAATAATGATGatgttttaaaatattataatattgtaaaaaacaataaaataaatgacGAGGTTTTACAACTTCAAATTGaacatttattaaattttaataagaaaagtgaaacatatgaagaaaaacaaaaaaggGTTATGTTAGGTTATttaaatgatgatgatattGATGATATGTTATATGACAAGAGCGACGAAgaatttctttttaattttatagaagatttgaataattttaagaatatatatttaatagaaaaatatgagtcgaatataaaaaatggtataatatattctattaataatgaaaagataatatataaagaaagaAGATTACcagatataaataatatgaatataaataatattttgtattattatttttattctaatcaagaatatttaatgaatataaaaaatagaaacatttatacatacgattcatatatatttgaaaacGATCAAATGAATGATTTTTCAGAAGgtgaaaaatatgaatcTTATAGTGATAGTCAGAGCACTATAAGCGATGAAGATTTGTTACTATTAAgatatgatgataattcTGAATATGACGACGAGgcaaaaatatatatgaataagaaaaggagaaaaaataaaagagatcggaaaaaaaacaaaaggggaaaaggaaataaaaGGAAGATGATTCCTGTTGAAAAAAGAAGACACCATAATAACATGTacgataataataataataattatgatgataattatgatgataattatggtgataattatgatgataattatgGTGATAATTATGGTGTTAATTATGGtgataattatgatgataattatgGTGATAATTATGGTGATAATTATGGtgataattatgatgattataaatcaaataaatataatgataaaaaaaaaaaatataatgaaaaacTTTTAAAAACAGCTGAACCATCTAAAATGAATAAAGAAATTGAAGCAATGATGAATAAAGCTAATAATTGTTATATTAATCAAAATTTTAATGAATGTATTATACTTTTAGAAaaagttataaaaaaatctCCATGTTTACATGACccttttcatttattaggattaatatatgaaagagaatataaaaatttgaAGAAAGCTATTAACTATTATTTAATAGCAGCACATTTATCACATGGAGATTTTTTATCTTggtataatattattgatTTGTGtaaaatagaaaaagaatataatgtagttatatattgtttatataaagtattaaaattttataaaaggaaaaaatataaatgtaaaaaaaattatactgaatatgatgaaaataataaatggcaagataatcaaaattttattagtaataatataacgTATGATACTCTTAATCCgtatgataatatattaaatatgtgTGATAATGTGGTATGTGgaaataaagaaattaataCCCACAAcgaaaataataatattgatggtaataataataatgatggtaataataatgatgatggtaataataatgatgatggtaataataatgatgatggtaataataataatgatggtaataataatgatgatggtaataataataatgatggtaataataatgttcatggtaataataataatgattgtaataataataatgattgtaataataataatgattgtaataataataatgattgtaataataataatgattgtaataataataatgattgcaataataataatgattgtaataataaaaagaatgatTATTCTTTGAATAACCAGTTTGATAATTTTATGAgacacatatattttaatttagcctttacatatattttgttaGAAGATTATAAGAACGccttaaaaaatttattcatcttgaaaaataataattattgttCCTATGATCTtattatagatatatatatatgtatttgtTTAGTACACATAAATAACGCCAGTGattgttataattttttaaagaatatatatgtatacaatatatgtaaaagaaaaaaagaagaaaattatgcatatttatatcaagAAAAAGTTcttatatgttttttaatGCAAAcacaaatattaaataataaatatgatgaatgtatatttgtatataagacattaacaaaacaaaatgatTATGTACACatagatatttttttacaatttATAAAAGCAGTTATTATGAGAGGTCACATGGAATCATCTTATTTAATTCGAACGcattttttacaaataaCATTAGCAAGTTATTACCTCTTTGAAgacattatatattctttagGGGACACctattatttaaaaaatatgtttgAAGGAgcaatatatttttatacgcttatatataaaaagaggaagcatacatattttaaaaatagtAGGAATATAAAGAATGGACATAAAACAAACTCaggaaataataaaataaatgaatctataaataattatgtgGGTTTcaatgtaaataataattctcAGAATAATCATACATATGGATGGAATACACATTTGATGACaagtttaaaaaatgaCAATTCAACTAAACATCCTAATTTTCctaatatttatttagaaaatgaagaaatgaataatatgatatatgATCAAATGGATAGTATTATTTGGTTcgataataaaattaattttatacaaGTAATTTATAAACTTGTAAAaagttattattatatagagaattatataaaagcAGAAAAGATcattttgaaaatattaaataatgaacatatagaaaaaaataatattgagATAGATTTAAAaactttatatattgatatattatataaattaaaaaaatataatgaatcAATTAATGTCTTATTAAGTATAAGAGAAAAAAAGTTAAGATTTATATGTTCCATTCCTAAACccttaaataataaagaaagagaacttttgttattaaaaattttaaataaaaaaaataaattattattatatacacaacataataattatatattacatatattttatatttatcaacaaaataaaaattataatagtACAAATTATcaatatgataattatttattaaataaagatattaacgatattatacaaattcaaaaaaatatatgtttctGTTATTTCTGtgttaaatataattttgtaatattaaactatatatatctatataatatctttcatatattatataataaaaaaatcaaCTCTTCCTcttttatgaaaaataaacaGATACTATGGaacatttataaatttagaaaatatttacaatatCTTACCTCATCCTTTTCTATTCTtaaaaagggaaaaaaagTTCTATATGATTGGgatattattcataaaaatttcCAATCGAAAGAAAccaaattattttataaaggTGTTATGATAATAGATAtcaaaaattttttatatgataataaaaagaatgatTCTTATGATGATATTAATCGTTATGATGATATTAATCGTTATGATGATATTAATCGTTATGATGATATTAATCGTTATGATGATATTAATTGTTATGATAAGGGTCATGTTAATGTTTATCAAAACATAAGTGACAATAAAATCGAAGAgtataaaaagaaagagGATGGAGAAGAGCCTTTTCCATGTGCACAGAAATTATCTAATACAAGtcttattaataataataaggatgATCATCACattaatgataaaaagaataacGTAATTATAGAagaattttataaaaatatttacaaatataaatgcAATATAGAGTCTGAAATATTAAACAgcaaaataataatgaaattttataaattcagttataattttttttatttattatatgaaatgGAACGTGACTTCAATAGAATACAAACATATAtggaaaaagaaaattttaaCGTTCgatcaaaaaataataaaaagaataatgTTGAAAtgaataagaaaaaaaataatgaatatgatGATCATAAGAGGAATGAAGAAGCAACAAGTTATGGAAAGAAAATTCTTATGGATAAAATGGAcgatgatgatgatgatgataataatgatgatgattattattatgatgacAATTACtttaatgataaatatagtgataaagaaaatgatcATGATAATTATACACATATGAATGTTCATTTagaaaatattgaaaaatcACTTATCAACAAAACGAACACTAAAAATATGCAAAGATTTAGACGaatttcatttttacttacaaaaaaaagattaaattttttttcttttgaaAGTTATTTAGGTTTATATTTTAGCCTATTATTTCTTGAGGAAtgcttttttttaataagtATTATGAATTTATATGAAGATTCTATACATATTCTAAGTGTATATTTAAGAAATAGGAAATctaataaaatgaaaagtTTAACATACTTTAAAtctattaaaaatgaattcaaaaaatatcatattaataataatttactAAATTTaaacttttatttttttaataatgtatatacaaataatataagaaaCGAAAtcaaaaatgaatattGTAATTTAAAACgtataaacaaatatattgattgtaaatattatattttcagAATAAACctattattaaataaattatatatttcagctggtaattatgataaacaaattaaatGTCTAAACgatatctatatatttaataaaaaacaaaaagaagagtataaaattttaaaatattatagtAATATAGTTTTAACAGGGAAATTTTGTCATGATTTTTTAACATCCATATcaaaatcaaaaaataaaaatattttaattagTTTTAGACTTTTTCTTGTTAGGTCTATACATTATAAGAAATCTAATCCATTTCTACTATATTTAATAGGACACATTTGTAATATCTCTTGTATGATCACTAATGCTGTTCATGAATTTACGAGAGCATATACCTTTCTCTTAAAAAATAGGAGggaaaataaagaaaaattgGATAATTTTAGGAATCAGGACGTAAAATGGATGAAGAGGAATAAACATGAAATGGTAAATGAGGGGGAAGACCAAGAAGTGGACGATGATGATGACAGTGATGGGGATGATAACGATGGAGATGACAGTGATGGGGATGATAACGATGGAGATGATAGTGATGGGGATGATAACGATGGAGATGATAGTGATTTggatgatgaaaaaaatggtAGTGACGAATTCTTATATGATTATCCatataatagaaatatGCAACGAGAAAAACTTATAACAGGTAGCCAATTTGATGATGCTAATAGTTATGACAACAGTGACAAAGGAAACCAGGGAGAAcatgatgataatgaagaTAGATTTTTGTTTGCTGATTTAAAATTaagtagtaataataataaagaaaaagatcAAGAATATGTAAACAgttttgaaaatatatgtgataatattaattttttatttagCTTAACTgtttcatattttaattattcaAGTTGTTTTCGAGTAGAAAATAGGGAATCAGTTATTATGACTTCCTTTtgtttattaaatgaatatatatataaaagatatgaacagaaaatattaaataagaagaaaaaatataaaaaatattcacttttttataaaatctataaatatatatatttagctgaaattttatataatcttGCTAGAGCCTTACACCATTTatcttattataatgaatgtatgaaattatatttaactGTTATTGATTTGATAAAAGCAGCAGATAAAGAAATTCTTTGGgttataaaaagaaataatttaaatattaatgaaagatttatatataattatgttattaatatgaacaaatgTATGTGTTTTACATGTTTAAACTTTTCTTTTAGGAATAACAAATCATGTTATAATAAActtataaattattttattaatttaaatacCAAATATTCAAATTTTTATCTCCTCttttttgataaaaaaCATCTTCTTTTCTCAGCGTCTTATAACTTGAGTGTTATTTTTAGAAAATTCAATCGTTTTGAGCAAGccaaatatatattaaataatatcatCTGGGATTAA
- a CDS encoding mitochondrial ribosomal protein L19 precursor, putative, giving the protein MIKRYIRTKVITSLSKYKCYNINNDKTAKHWPNLDCIDKEEHNINKKTERDKKKTIPYYKNYMHDFYNRQLMHNLHLSEMNKMNKLRNFKMPKIHTGDLIEVKYELSRSQQTFAIFQGYCVEIRKKRLDSSFIVKNIFDGVGVEQLIPFYSPRILYVKIVKSLHNINEENMKKVYKINKPITRDYRYMWQYNFRGKYERPRGQHKPGIRSLEPKIRRRLAKLKKKYMRRRIESNLSSYIFGGIYAQYTRKRTRLVRAEIYRRMLIYALDEENRRKQKLQKRREKEKWGTFKINRNKGENAFMALPSNHPLSQK; this is encoded by the exons atg ataaaaagatatataagAACCAAAGTAATTACGAGCTTGAgcaaatataaatgttataatataaataacgATAAAACAGCAAAACATTGGCCAAACCTTGATTGTATTGATAAGGAGgaacataatataaataaaaaaacgGAACGggataaaaagaaaactATACCATACTATAAAAACTATATGCatgatttttataataGACAATTAATGCATAACTTACATTTATCagaaatgaataaaatgaataaattaaGAAATTTTAAAATGCCCAAAATACATACTGGTGATTTAATTGAAGttaaatatgaattatcAAGATCGCAGCAAACGTTTGCAATATTTCAAG gCTACTGCGTGGAAATTAGGAAAAAAAGATTAgattcttcttttattgttaaaaatatttttgatgGGGTAGGTGTTGAACAGCTGATTCCATTTTATTCACcaagaatattatatgtaaagATTGTTAAAAgtttacataatataaatgaagaaaatatgaaaaaagtatataaaattaataaacCAATTACAAGAGATTATAGATATATGTGGCAGTATAATTTTAGAGGGAAATATGAAAGACCCAGGGGACAACACAAACCAGGTATTCGATCCCTTGAACCTAAAATTCGAAGACGACTAGctaaattaaaaaagaagtaTATGAGAAGAAGAATTGAAAGTAATTTGTcttcttatatatttggtGGTATATATGCCCAGTATACTAGAAAAAGGACGAGGTTAGTACGAGCAGAAATTTATAGAAGAATGCTTATATATGCTTtagatgaagaaaatagaagaaaacaaaaattacaaaaaagaagggaaaaagaaaaatggggtacttttaaaattaatagGAATAAGGGGGAAAACGCATTTATGGCTTTACCTTCTAATCATCCGTTGAgtcaaaaataa
- a CDS encoding pre-mRNA-splicing factor SLU7, putative gives MNTKNATREEKKKELELNEARKAGKVEALKDEEGNDINPHMPQYIIKAPWYLNQTKPGLKHQRYKGSDKIKIEEERNKKLFLNNNKGQDFCKNCGSVAHKEKDCLERTRKKKVNYMKNDNEDFICVTQDLGYDGNRDRWVGYNVNNFDYIYKEYEKIVEEKKKRKAEDLKKQYEKKSVKKKKTHDNNDDNNNDNDEKSSSESENLDESSNEDNKLKPDVMNNQNCTINKNEKNRNIARNLRIREDTAKYLYNLSLNSAFYDPKSRSMREDPFANIRKHLNDDDNYYKGENYYNNTDDAIESKKLEVFAWESYKRGENVHFNAQPTQLELMYKEYLEKKKKIIKKKQEDILKTYKCQNNEEQQPNQEELLQSEVYTEYKPIEQIHNNNMKKYIKVPSKYEEDIYLFDHSSVFGSYYDKHTKKWGYKCCSSTNKYDKCFQT, from the exons atgaatacCAAAAATGCCACTCGagaagagaaaaaaaaggagTTAGAATTAAACGAGGCCAGGAAAGCTG GCAAGGTGGAAGCTTTAAAAGATGAAGAAGGCAATGATATAAACCCTCATATGCcacaatatattattaaggCCCCATGGTACTTAAATCAAACAAAACCGG GACTGAAACATCAAAGGTATAAGGGATctgataaaataaaaatagaagaAGAACGGAACAAAAAACTTTtcttaaataataacaagGGACAAGATTTTTGTAAAAACTGTGGAAGCGTAGCACACAAAGAAAAAGATTGTTTAGAGAGAACtcgaaaaaaaaaagtgaaCTATATGAAAAACGATAATGAAGATTTTATTTGTGTTACACAAGATTTAGGATATGATGGTAATAGAGATAGATGGGTTGGATACAATGTTAATAATTTCGATTACatttataaagaatatgaaaagatcgttgaggaaaaaaaaaaaagaaaagcCGAAGACTTAAAGAAACAGTATGAAAAGAAATCagtaaagaaaaaaaaaactcatgacaataatgatgataataataatgataatgatgaaaaatCAAGCAGTGAAAGCGAAAATTTGGATGAATCATCcaatgaagataataaacTGAAACCCGATGTTATGAATAACCAAAACTGTacaattaataaaaatgaaaaaaatagaaacATAGCTAGAAATTTAAGAATAAGAGAAGATACAgcaaaatatttatataaccTAAGTTTAAATTCAGCGTTTTATGATCCGAAAAGTAGAAGTATGAGAGAAGATCCTTTTGCTAATATTAGAAAACATttaaatgatgatgataacTATTATAAAGgtgaaaattattataataatacagATGATGCAATTGAATCCAAAAAATTAGAAGTTTTTGCATGGGAAAGTTATAAAAGAGGAGAAAATGTACATTTTAATGCTCAACCAACTCAACTAGAATTAATgtataaagaatatttagaaaaaaaaaaaaaaattataaaaaaaaaacaagaaGATATTcttaaaacatataaatgtcaaaataatgaagaacAACAACCTAATCAAGAAGAACTTTTACAATCAGAAGTATATACAGAATATAAACCAATCGAACAAATacataataacaatatgaaaaaatatattaaagtACCTAGTAAATATGaagaagatatatatttatttgatcACTCATCAGTTTTTGGTAGCTATTATGATAAGCATACCAAAAAATGGGGTTACAAATGTTGCTCCTCAACAAACAAATATGATAAATGTTTTcaaacataa